AGATCCGTACGCTTTTCATACGGAACTTCGTCCTGGAACGGCATCCATTGTAACTTCTTTGGAAGGATATGATTGGCAGGATGAGGAGTGGCTGGCTACAAAAACCTCGAATCAATTTCTGCAACAGCCGCTATTGATTTATGAGGTGCATCTGGGAAGCTGGAAGCGCAAGGAAGACGGAAGCTTCTATACCTACCTGGAGTTGGCGGATGAGTTGGTTGATTATGTTCTTGAGCGGGGGTACACGCACATCGAGTTGATGCCGCTTGAGGAACATCCACTGGATGCTTCCTGGGGCTATCAGGTGACCAGTTATTTCTCCGTCACGAGTCGATTCGGGTCACCCAAGGATTTCATGCAGTTCGTCGATCGTTGTCACCAGAAAGGCATCGGCGTCATTATGGACTGGGTGCCTGCCCACTTTTGCAAGGATGCTCATGGCTTAACCCGATTCGATGGGACTCCGCTTTATGAGTATGCAGACAGCCGCAAAGGTGAGAATCCCACTTGGGGAACGCAAATTTTTGACTATGGGAAGCCGGAAGTGCTTAGTTTTTTGATTTCGAATGCATTGTTCTGGATGGATGTTTACCATATTGACGGTTTGCGGGTGGATGCGGTTTATAGTATTTTGACGCTGAACTTTGACCGTGAAGAAGAGGACCGGATTACGAATGAACTCGGCGGCGACGAGAATTTGGAAGGGATCGCTTTTCTTCAGAAGCTGAATGCGGTTGTGTTCTCCCGCTATCCCAATGCTTTGATGATGGCAGAGGATTCCAGCTCATATCCGGGGGTAACCGCTTCGGTTGAGCATGGCGGACTTGGTTTTAATTATAAATGGAACTTAGGTTTTACGTGGAACACGCTCGAATATATGAAGAAGAATCAAGCGGAGCGCTGTGAAGCGGAAGATCAATTGACGAATTCCTTGCTCGGTGCTTGGGATGAGAATTACATACTCCCGTATGCCCATGATGAAGTGGTTCATGACACCAAGTCGCTTCTGGGTAAAATGTCAGGGGATGACAACTGGCAGCGTTTCGCCAATCTGCGTGTACTGTACACCTATATGATCGGTCATCCCGGTAAAAAATTGCTGTTCATGGGCAATGAATTCGGCCAGATGGATGATTGGCATTCAGAAAGTGCACTGCCGTGGAACTTGCTTGCGTTTGAGGAGCATCAGCAGTTCGCCAGCTTCGTCACGCAAATGAACCATTTCTATGTGGGGGAAAAAGCGCTCTGGGAACTCGATCACGACACCAGCGGTTTCGAACCGATTGGAGAAGAAGATAAAAGCGACGGTCTGGTGATGTTCATCCGGAAAGCAGAAAACGATGATGAGCATCTCATTATGATCTGTAATTTTAAAACGGAGAAGCACGAGGGCTACCGCTTAGGGGTTATGAAGCCAGGCAGTTATCAAGAAGTGTTTAACAGTGATAAAGCGGAGTACGGCGGTTCAGGCGTAGTAAACGATACCACGCTGCTTACCGAAGAAAACGCCTGTCAGGGTCGCTCTTATAGCATTATGTTGAATATACCGCCACTTGCAGCAGTTGTAGTGAAATATATCCCACAGGAAGGATGAGATCAGGATGAAGAAACAAGAATGTGTAGCAATGTTATTGGCTGGAGGAGAAGGGACTAGATTGAGTCCGTTAACGAAAAATATTGCTAAGCCAGCTGTTCATTTTGGCGGAAAATATAGAATCATTGATTTTACGTTGAGCAATTGCCGCAATTCCGGCATTCATACGGTTGGGGTGCTGACTCAGTATAAGCCGGCTGTTTTGCATGCGCATATCGGCAATGGCGAAGCTTGGGGCATGGATGGCGTTGCGGGCGGCGTCACCTTGCTGGAAAGACAAATGGGTGCTCCGAATGCCTATTCAGGCACGGCTGATGCGATTTATCAGAACTTATCCTATCTGCGCAGGCATAACCCCAGCTATGTCTTGGTGATATCCGGTGACCACATTTACAATATGGACTACAACGCGATGCTGGAGCATCATAAAGCTTCTGGCGCGGATGCCACATTATCGGTTATTCCTGTGAAATGGGAAGAAGCCAGCCGCTTCGGAATTATGAGCACGGATGAATCGCACCGAGTGACCGGATTTGCCGAGAAGCCGGCTAAGCCAACCAGCAATTTGGCCTCCATGGGGATTTATATCTTTAATTGGGATGTGCTGCGCTCCACGTTAGAGATCGATGCGATGGACGAGTCTTCCAGCCATGATTTTGGCAAAGATATTATTCCTGGACTATTGGAAGCAGGCGCTTATTTGTCAGCTTATCCGTTCGAAGGCTACTGGAAGGATGTCGGCACGATTGAAAGCCTCTGGGAATCGCATATGGACTTACTCGGTTACACGCCGACACTGCAATTGGACCATGAGAAGTGGCCTGTCTATACCAAGGAACGCAATTATGGCAAAAGCTTCGTGGCGCTTAGCGCTAGGGTGAATAATGCGGTAATCGGTGACGGCACGGATATTTACGGCAGCGTGAGTCATTCGGTGCTGTTCGATGGCGTCAGAGTCGGAGACAATAGCCGGGTGTTAAACAGTGTGATTATGCCGGGCGTGCAGATCGGCAAAAATGCCCTTGTCCTCAACGCGATTGTCGGCGAAGGAACTATTATTAAAGATGGCGCAATTGTCGGGAAACCCGGTGGGTCGGAGCTAACGGTGATTGGAGAAAAGGCCATCATTGGACGTCATTACCCAGCGTCAATTCCAGCGGCGTTGACAGGTACTCGTGTGAATTTTGGTTAAAAGGAGGAGAAATCATGAAAGACGTTCTTGGTATGATTAATCTGATGGATGAACAGGATGATTTGTCGACGCTTACCCGCAACCGCTGTGTGGCGGCTGTGCCTTTTGCCGGAAAGTACCGCTTGGTTGACTTTGCGCTTTCCAATATGAGCAACTCGGGTATTCAGAAAGTTGTGGTGCTCGCCAGCGAGAAGGCAGAATCGCTGCTGGAGCACGTTGGCGACGGACAGGATTGGGGGTTGGATGCCACGCAAGAGGGCGGGGTTTCGGTCCTTCCTCCGGTTGCTTTGCGCATCGATACAGCGGACAACTTCCGTACGCTGGAACATGGGGATCTTCTCCATCTGTACAGCCATTTGGATTATCTGAAATCTTGCCAGGAAACGTACATTCTGCTTGCGCCGAGCAGTGTGATCTACCGTTCCAATTTCGAAAATATGGTTGATTATCACCTCAGCAGCGGGGCGGAAATTACCGTCCTCTACAAGCATTTAACTGAGATCGATCGTCACGCACATATCGGACATGCGTATAATTTGGAAATGAATGATCATGGCCGTGTCGTCAGCGCTTCGCCAACCTACCATGCGCTGCCGAGTCTGGCCCCGCAAAATATCGATTTGGATACGATGGTGATCGAGCGCCGATTGTTAATTGATCTCATTGAGAAAAGCATGAAGAGCGGCAGCGAGATCTATTTGAAAAATGTCATTTGGGCGCATCTGGCCGATATTCATGTGCAAGGCTATGCGAATCATGGCTATATCGCAATTATGGATTCAATTGACAGCTATTATGCTCACAGCATGCATCTTCTGCAACCGCAGGGTTGGAAACAATTCATGATCAATCAGGAATCGGTGTATACGCGCAAAGAAGAAGAGCAGCAGATTGCTTGCCATCAACAAGCGTTGGTTCGCAACTCCTTTGTTGCTCCAGGCTGCCGGATTGAAGGTTATGTGGAGAACAGTATTCTGTTCCCTGGTGTGACGATAGGCAGTGGCGCGAGTGTCAAAAATAGCGTGATTATGCATGATTGCATCATCGAAGCCAGCGCGTATTTGGATCGGGTCATTTTGGACAAACAGGTCATTGTGGAGAGAGGGGCCGTGTTGTGCGGACAGTATGCCCACCCCTTTGTTGCCGAGAAGAGCGGAGTCTTATAATCCATAAGGTGTGAAGAGGAGGATTGGTTATGAATGTAATGATTCGTGAAAACGATATCAAGCTGCTGACACACATAACAAGCTATCGACGCCGCTTTCTGAAGTTAGCTTTGTTCTCGCTGGTGATGATCCTGGCTTTGTTGTTTCTCAAGGGGGCAACTACTGAACGTATCGGTGAACCGGAAGTTGTCCTTACACCAGCCGTCATCAGTATGCTGCCAGAGAGTCCGAACGCCGCGTTCATACCGCTCGATCCTCCTCTTCTTGTGGCCCAAGAGGATGCCGGCGAAGCTGCTGTTAATCCAATGGCAATGACCAAGGTCAGTTCTGCGGCTGCAACCCTGTTCAGTCTGGAGGGAATTTCTCTGGAGGATCACACAGCGGACGTAACGGCCAAGAAAGGACCTCCCTCCACCATTGTCGAAGATCCCCAATTCATCGGAGAAACGATCTATCAGTACCCAAATTTTAATGTAGGCTTCTATGAAGATGTCGTATCCTTCGTCCAAGTGTCGGCGACAGTCGGGCATATCCAAATCAATGATCAACAGATTCCATCAAATGTAGCGGAGCTGAAACAGTTCCTAGGTGAACCGGATTTCGTTGCTGAGGACGGGCTCGTATTTCAGCGAAGAGACACTTTGATTAAATTGTTTCTACAGCCGGAAACACAAGATCTTATTTCCGTTGATTATTACCATCTTTCGAGCACATAAGGGTGAGGCTGGCCGGATACGGTCAGCTTGGCTATGTGTCAGAAGGATCATTTCTTTTTAATCAGAACTTGTGAAATTCTAGGGGTCTTGTTACTATTTAGAAGATGAATAACTTAAAGGAGTGTGGCTAATGTCAGCGGAAAAGTTCCAGGTTGATCAAGAAGAGTTGGAGAAATCAATAGAGCTTCATATCAGAGGGGAGCTGGATTTGGCGGCAGCTTTAACATTCCGGCATGCCCTTGAAGAAGTTGTCCATCGGGCTGATAAAGCGTTAATCCTTGATGTTGGGCAACTAAGGTATATTGATAGCACAGGCATTGGCATTGTGGTATCGGCCTTGAAGATTCGGGATGAGCTGAAGGCGCCATTCGCAGTGCGCAATATTCCGTCCAGTATCAGGAAACTGTTCGATCTTACAGGAATTTCCGGATTCCTCAACGAAGGGATCGAAGGCAGAGCATGAACGTCGTTCGCTTAAAGATACCCGCTACTGCGGAATACTTAGATATAGTTAGACTCAGTCTGTATGGCGTTGCCTCCAAGTTAGGTTTCTCTTATGAAGATATCGAAGATATGAAAGTAGCGGTTTCGGAGGCTTGCAACAATGCGGTGCTTCACAGTGAGCCGCTGAGCGATCAGATAGGCCAGATCGAGATTAGTTACGAGGCGGAGGACGGCAAGTTCATTGTGAAAGTGAAAGATGAGGGTACCGGCTTCAACTACCAAGAGCGCAGCGAGCAAGCGGGTCCGCTAACGGGCAATTCGCCCAGCGATTTGCAGCCTGGCGGGCTCGGCATCTATTTGATGCAGGCGCTGATGGATGAGGTGGCGGTGAACACGGATGCAGGAACCGAGGTTACGCTCGTGAAATATGTGCAAACGCCAGATACTGGCTCCAAAGAAAATGAACAATCTACATGAGGATATAGCCTGCTTGTCATAAAAAAGAGGTTGCCCCAAAGTCAATTTAATGACTAAGGGCAGCCTCTTTCTTTCAATAGTGCACTACATGGAAAGCTACCATCAATTTAGGTGTTTTTTCATGTAACTCTTACTCCTATTATTTCCCAAGGAATGCTTCCAACATCCAACTATGCTTCTCTAGCGATGAGCGAATGCCGATGAGCAAATCCGCCGTAGGCTGATCTTTGCTCTCTTCAGCAAGTTCGATGCCTTCTGTGAGCTCGGAGCAGACCAGCGAGAAGTCGCTAGCCAAC
Above is a genomic segment from Paenibacillus sp. HWE-109 containing:
- the glgB gene encoding 1,4-alpha-glucan branching protein GlgB, which translates into the protein MTMASAPTTDALYLLHEGTQYQSYQFLGSHVEERDSVRGINFAVWAPNAKQVNVSGSFNGWDGSNHKMSMSGGVWTLFVPKLEEGTLYKYEIVTLDDECYLKSDPYAFHTELRPGTASIVTSLEGYDWQDEEWLATKTSNQFLQQPLLIYEVHLGSWKRKEDGSFYTYLELADELVDYVLERGYTHIELMPLEEHPLDASWGYQVTSYFSVTSRFGSPKDFMQFVDRCHQKGIGVIMDWVPAHFCKDAHGLTRFDGTPLYEYADSRKGENPTWGTQIFDYGKPEVLSFLISNALFWMDVYHIDGLRVDAVYSILTLNFDREEEDRITNELGGDENLEGIAFLQKLNAVVFSRYPNALMMAEDSSSYPGVTASVEHGGLGFNYKWNLGFTWNTLEYMKKNQAERCEAEDQLTNSLLGAWDENYILPYAHDEVVHDTKSLLGKMSGDDNWQRFANLRVLYTYMIGHPGKKLLFMGNEFGQMDDWHSESALPWNLLAFEEHQQFASFVTQMNHFYVGEKALWELDHDTSGFEPIGEEDKSDGLVMFIRKAENDDEHLIMICNFKTEKHEGYRLGVMKPGSYQEVFNSDKAEYGGSGVVNDTTLLTEENACQGRSYSIMLNIPPLAAVVVKYIPQEG
- a CDS encoding glucose-1-phosphate adenylyltransferase; this translates as MKKQECVAMLLAGGEGTRLSPLTKNIAKPAVHFGGKYRIIDFTLSNCRNSGIHTVGVLTQYKPAVLHAHIGNGEAWGMDGVAGGVTLLERQMGAPNAYSGTADAIYQNLSYLRRHNPSYVLVISGDHIYNMDYNAMLEHHKASGADATLSVIPVKWEEASRFGIMSTDESHRVTGFAEKPAKPTSNLASMGIYIFNWDVLRSTLEIDAMDESSSHDFGKDIIPGLLEAGAYLSAYPFEGYWKDVGTIESLWESHMDLLGYTPTLQLDHEKWPVYTKERNYGKSFVALSARVNNAVIGDGTDIYGSVSHSVLFDGVRVGDNSRVLNSVIMPGVQIGKNALVLNAIVGEGTIIKDGAIVGKPGGSELTVIGEKAIIGRHYPASIPAALTGTRVNFG
- the glgD gene encoding glucose-1-phosphate adenylyltransferase subunit GlgD translates to MKDVLGMINLMDEQDDLSTLTRNRCVAAVPFAGKYRLVDFALSNMSNSGIQKVVVLASEKAESLLEHVGDGQDWGLDATQEGGVSVLPPVALRIDTADNFRTLEHGDLLHLYSHLDYLKSCQETYILLAPSSVIYRSNFENMVDYHLSSGAEITVLYKHLTEIDRHAHIGHAYNLEMNDHGRVVSASPTYHALPSLAPQNIDLDTMVIERRLLIDLIEKSMKSGSEIYLKNVIWAHLADIHVQGYANHGYIAIMDSIDSYYAHSMHLLQPQGWKQFMINQESVYTRKEEEQQIACHQQALVRNSFVAPGCRIEGYVENSILFPGVTIGSGASVKNSVIMHDCIIEASAYLDRVILDKQVIVERGAVLCGQYAHPFVAEKSGVL
- a CDS encoding STAS domain-containing protein; the encoded protein is MSAEKFQVDQEELEKSIELHIRGELDLAAALTFRHALEEVVHRADKALILDVGQLRYIDSTGIGIVVSALKIRDELKAPFAVRNIPSSIRKLFDLTGISGFLNEGIEGRA
- the rsbW gene encoding anti-sigma B factor RsbW → MNVVRLKIPATAEYLDIVRLSLYGVASKLGFSYEDIEDMKVAVSEACNNAVLHSEPLSDQIGQIEISYEAEDGKFIVKVKDEGTGFNYQERSEQAGPLTGNSPSDLQPGGLGIYLMQALMDEVAVNTDAGTEVTLVKYVQTPDTGSKENEQST